A DNA window from Betta splendens chromosome 6, fBetSpl5.4, whole genome shotgun sequence contains the following coding sequences:
- the LOC114857233 gene encoding pleckstrin homology domain-containing family A member 7-like isoform X10, which translates to MRSYVYQQSSVIGSQAEHAGMRTYYFSADTQEDMNTWLRAMNQAALMQNQGPAPGRPADTLSTWQQAVPQTNHVNHHRTKTQASDCGVPAPMIHEVLLEPVHRDADELCSFHKDSPASAVGSPGLEMDTHTSLPSNPAPITLLQSHRVSASAPVSRVPSRAPSRAASTLPSSVCTRNGLVQTPSPILEPNGIAAGTYQRVPAQPAADSSKRVQRRSALEQVEQWVKVQKAELKGENTLPRRTPPTQHTFTSTDLYQTLPKTPRQSPPPGRLGEYKYAQDRLSHFRPVLEPVAPGASTVWQLYEWQQRHQFRHGSPTAPLYTPAPEYPFGPRPPSAVPASSAPRSDGSPRCVSVPPSAGDLPPPGPPPGAGRALSPNRRPHTPAERLTVRPVGDRSAVDTPFTASPRRSKSQLFKAATMERRSMPPSGYITHTVSAPSLHGKTPEELTLLLIQLRRHQARMASARQHTLARLQRLDSPTEPFGAGPLLSAGPSPTAHLRGHTQADDTYMQLKKDLEYLDLKIRALEPLILAVHSLLLHCTAGPLRPIMNVAGSQTLGKPVKVAESDVDVTLSRLCEQDRILKDLETRISSLKEDKDKLEGVLDVSHQQMEKYQEQPAHAHKIAYQQRLLQEDLVTIRAQISRLSTEMASAWAEYSRLEQTVEQLRTALQAHMHQSNTTPQQKVEMKRELWRIEDVMAGLSASKANYKVTIDSVQNPERKLVPSVSDPAVPSSSAEVQPPPRSSITLPHSSGPKWAEDGAPPRPPLPRLYDYEDTPPAVPPLPKEASVIRHTSVRGLKRQSDERKRDRESGQYVNGDYKADLRSYLSEPELPGMSRSTGADADFHCFLSKGSSSRPNQSDYISSYVTLRRGPGSSVARERPKSALECVSSPLEAVQPRGRMTAEEQLERMKRHQKALVRERKRNLSQGERASASTSTASAQRSSSCRLPSGAADPPPVFEWPVQRPRTEGQSDEGRSPVKERRRLHSNDWVTAKAALVREADVEPLDYDLDISRELSKPQKVPIPERYVESDPEEPLSPEELEERSRRAERIKNLLARSSVQNIQPSDPLDFTELDSAVQQQQRIMNVSHVLASEASRKSKLVAGTERPQTLELIGSSQSSSGARSRRLQREAAAAASYRDQASLSAVFL; encoded by the exons ATGCGCTCGTACGTTTACCAGCAGAGCTCTGTGATTGGCTCGCAGGCGGAGCACGCAGGGATGCGGACGTACTACTTCAGCGCCGACACGCAGGAGGACATGAACACGTGGCTGAGGGCCATGAACCAGGCGGCGCTGATGCAGAACCAGGGCCCGGCGCCGGGCAG GCCTGCTGACACGCTGAGCACGTGGCAGCAGGCTGTTCCTCAGACCAACCACGTGAACCACCACCGGACCAAGACCCAGGCGTCAGACTGTGGCGTCCCAGCGCCGATGATCCACGAGGTTCTGCTGGAGCCCGTCCACCGCGACGCTGACGAGCTCTGCAGCTTCCACAAAGACTCTCCTGCCTCCGCCGTCGGCAGCCCCGGCCTGGAGATGGACACGCACACGTCGCTGCCCTCCAACCCCGCTCCCATCACTCTGCTGCAGTCGCACCGCGTGTCGGCCTCGGCGCCCGTGTCCAGGGTCCCGTCGCGGGCGCCGTCGCGCGCCGCCTCCACGCTTCCCTCCAGCGTCTGCACGAGGAACGGCCTGGTGCAGACGCCCAGCCCCATCCTGGAGCCCAACGGCATCGCGGCGGGGACGTACCAGAGGGTCCCGGCTCAGCCCGCTGCCGACAGCAGCAAGCGGGTGCAGAGGAGAAGTGctctggagcaggtggagcagtgggTCAAAGTGCAGAAGGCGGAGCTTAAAGG AGAGAACACCCTCCCTCGCCGCACGCCACCAACCCAgcacaccttcacctccaccgaCCTCTACCAGACGCTGCCGAAGACGCCTCGCCAAAGCCCCCCGCCGGGCCGGCTCGGCGAGTACAAGTACGCCCAGGACCGCCTGAGCCACTTCCGGCCCGTTCTGGAGCCGGTTGCCCCCGGCGCCAGCACCGTCTGGCAGCTGTACGAGTGGCAGCAGCGCCACCAGTTCCGGCACGGCAGCCCCACGGCCCCGCTCTACACCCCGGCCCCAGAGTACCCGTTCGGGCCCCGCCCCCCGTCCGCCGTGCCCGCCTCCTCGGCCCCCAGGTCCGACGGGTCGCCCCGCTGCGTGTCGGTGCCGCCATCAGCGGGCGACCTCCCCCCACCGGGGCCTCCGCCGGGCGCCGGCCGGGCCCTGTCACCCAACCGGAGGCCTCACACGCCGGCGGAGCGGCTGACGGTCCGGCCTGTGGGCGACAGGTCAGCGGTGGACACGCCGTTCACCGCGTCCCCTCGGAGGAGCAAGTCCCAGCTGTTCAAG GCTGCGACTATGGAGAGACGCTCGATGCCTCCGTCTGGATACATCACCCACACCGTTAGCGCCCCGAGCCTTCACGGCAAGACG CCCGAGGAGCTCACGCTGCTCCTCATTCAGCTCCGCCGGCATCAGGCCAGGATGGCGTCTGCTCGCCAGCACACGTTAGCGCGGCTCCAGCGGCTCGACAGTCCCACGGAGCCGTTCGGCGCCGGCCCCCTCCTCAGCGCCGGCCCCTCCCCCACGGCTCACCTCAGAGGTCACACCCAG GCTGATGACACCTACATGCAGCTGAAGAAGGACCTGGAGTATTTGGACCTGAAG ATCAGAGCTCTAGAGCCCCTGATCCTCGCAGTTCACAGTTTACTACTGCACTGCACTGCTGGGCCTCTCAGGCCCATCATGAAC GTGGCCGGGAGTCAGACGCTGGGGAAGCCGGTCAAGGTTGCAGAGAGTGACGTGGAT gtGACGCTGAGTCGGTTATGTGAGCAGGACAGGATCCTGAAGGACCTGGAGACTCGGATCAGCTCGTTGAAGGAGGACAAG gacAAGCTGGAGGGCGTGTTGGACGTGTCGCATCAGCAGATGGAGAAGTACCAGGAGCAACCAGCCCACGCTCACAAGATCGCCTaccagcagaggctgctgcaggaggacctGGTCACCATCAGGGCCCAGATATCCCGGCTCTCCACC GAGATGGCGAGCGCCTGGGCAGAGTACAGCAGGCTGGAGCAGAcggtggagcagctgaggacagcGCTGCAGGCGCACATGCATCAGAGCAACACGACCCCG CAACAAAAAGTGGAAATGAAACGGGAGCTGTGGAGGATCGAAGACGTGATGGCAGGTCTGAGCGCTAGCAAAGCCAACTACAAGGTCACCATCGACTCAGTCCAGAACCCAG AGAGGAAATTAGTGCCTTCGGTGTCAGATCCAGCAGTGCCTTCCTCCAGCGCCGAGGTCCAGCCTCCGCCTCGCAGCTCCATCACGCTGCCTCACAGCTCGGGGCCAAAGTGGGCCGAGGACGGCGCTCCGCCCCGCCCGCCGCTGCCCCGCCTCTACGACTACGAGGACACGCCGCCGGCGGTGCCGCCGCTTCCCAAGGAGGCCTCTGTGATCCGCCACACGTCGGTGCGTGGCCTGAAACGCCAGTCGGACGAGAGGAAGCGGGACAGAGAGAGCGGGCAGTATGTCAACGGGGACTACAAG GCTGATTTGCGATCTTACCTGAGTGAACCTGAGCTGCCAGGGATGAGCCGCAGCACTGGAGCCGACGCAGACTTCCACTGCTTCCTCAGCAAAG GCTCCTCGTCTCGGCCGAACCAGTCCGACTACATCTCGTCCTACGTGACCCTGAGGAGAGGTCCGGGCAGCTCTGTAGCCAGG GAGAGACCCAAAAGTGCCTTGGAGTGTGTGTCCTCGCCGCTCGAGGCCGTGCAGCCTCGAGGCCGGATGAcggcggaggagcagctggagcggaTGAAGCGCCACCAGAAGGCGCTGGTGCGCGAGCGAAAGCGGAACCTGAGCCAGGGGGAGCGCGCGTCCGCGTCCACCTCCACGGCCTCCGCCcagcgctcctcctcctgcaggctgcCGTCCGGCGCCGCCGACCCGCCGCCT GTGTTCGAGTGGCCGGTGCAGCGTCCGAGGACAGAAGGTCAGAGCGACGAAGGGAGGAGCCcagtgaaggagaggagacggCTCCACTCAAACGACTGGGTGACGGCGAAGGCGGCGCTCGTACGGGAGGCGGATGTGGAGCCTCTGGACTACGACCTGGACATCAGCCGAGAG CTGTCCAAACCGCAGAAGGTTCCGATCCCAGAGCGCTATGTGGAGTCAGATCCTGAGGAGCCTCTGagtccagaggagctggaggaacgcTCCCGCCGGGCCGAGCGCATCAAGAACCTCCTGGCCAGGTCCAG CGTCCAGAACATCCAGCCTTCTGACCCGCTGGACTTCACGGAGCTGGACTcggctgtgcagcagcagcagaggatcaTGAACGTCTCCCACGTTCTGGCATCAGAGGCCTCACGCAAGAGCAAACTGGTGGCAG GGACTGAGAGGCCGCAGACACTCGAGCTCATCGGGTCCAG CCAGAGCAGCAGCGGAGCACGGAGCCGGCGCCTGCAGCGCGAGGCAGCGGCCGCTGCTTCCTACCGAGACCAAGCATCGCTTTCAGCAGTTTTCCTTTGA
- the LOC114857233 gene encoding pleckstrin homology domain-containing family A member 7-like isoform X5, which produces MAAPLGRDSLPEHWSYGVCADGRVFFIDDDTRTTTWLHPRSGEPVHSGHTVRSDLARGWEEGFTDAGATYFIELQGRMMSKHTGEQLSSTTVSEASTAVTSSTVDSTPAAKGSRSSGKLHSFGKREQAIKRNPNVPVVVRGWLYKQDSSGMRLWKRKWFVLADFCLFYYKDSREESVLGSIPLPSYVISAVGPEDHISRKYAFKASHSGMRSYVYQQSSVIGSQAEHAGMRTYYFSADTQEDMNTWLRAMNQAALMQNQGPAPGRPADTLSTWQQAVPQTNHVNHHRTKTQASDCGVPAPMIHEVLLEPVHRDADELCSFHKDSPASAVGSPGLEMDTHTSLPSNPAPITLLQSHRVSASAPVSRVPSRAPSRAASTLPSSVCTRNGLVQTPSPILEPNGIAAGTYQRVPAQPAADSSKRVQRRSALEQVEQWVKVQKAELKGENTLPRRTPPTQHTFTSTDLYQTLPKTPRQSPPPGRLGEYKYAQDRLSHFRPVLEPVAPGASTVWQLYEWQQRHQFRHGSPTAPLYTPAPEYPFGPRPPSAVPASSAPRSDGSPRCVSVPPSAGDLPPPGPPPGAGRALSPNRRPHTPAERLTVRPVGDRSAVDTPFTASPRRSKSQLFKAATMERRSMPPSGYITHTVSAPSLHGKTPEELTLLLIQLRRHQARMASARQHTLARLQRLDSPTEPFGAGPLLSAGPSPTAHLRGHTQADDTYMQLKKDLEYLDLKIRALEPLILAVHSLLLHCTAGPLRPIMNVAGSQTLGKPVKVAESDVDVTLSRLCEQDRILKDLETRISSLKEDKDKLEGVLDVSHQQMEKYQEQPAHAHKIAYQQRLLQEDLVTIRAQISRLSTEMASAWAEYSRLEQTVEQLRTALQAHMHQSNTTPQQKVEMKRELWRIEDVMAGLSASKANYKVTIDSVQNPERKLVPSVSDPAVPSSSAEVQPPPRSSITLPHSSGPKWAEDGAPPRPPLPRLYDYEDTPPAVPPLPKEASVIRHTSVRGLKRQSDERKRDRESGQYVNGDYKADLRSYLSEPELPGMSRSTGADADFHCFLSKGSSSRPNQSDYISSYVTLRRGPGSSVARERPKSALECVSSPLEAVQPRGRMTAEEQLERMKRHQKALVRERKRNLSQGERASASTSTASAQRSSSCRLPSGAADPPPVFEWPVQRPRTEGQSDEGRSPVKERRRLHSNDWVTAKAALVREADVEPLDYDLDISRELSKPQKVPIPERYVESDPEEPLSPEELEERSRRAERIKNLLARSSVQNIQPSDPLDFTELDSAVQQQQRIMNVSHVLASEASRKSKLVAGTERPQTLELIGSSQSSSGARSRRLQREAAAAASYRDQASLSAVFL; this is translated from the exons GGCTCCCGCTCCAGTGGGAAGCTGCACAGCTTTGGGAAGAGGGAGCAGGCCATCAAGAGGAACCCCAACGTGCCTGTGGTGGTCAGAGGATGGTTGTACAAACAG GACAGCTCCGGGATGCGTCTGTGGAAGAGGAAGTGGTTCGTCTTGGCTGATTTCTGTTTGTTCTACTACAAAG actCCAGAGAGGAGTCGGTGCTCGGCAGTATTCCTCTGCCAAGCTATGTCATCTCAGCCGTGGGACCAGAGGACCACATCAGCCGCAAGTATGCCTTCAAG GCTAGCCACAGCGGCATGCGCTCGTACGTTTACCAGCAGAGCTCTGTGATTGGCTCGCAGGCGGAGCACGCAGGGATGCGGACGTACTACTTCAGCGCCGACACGCAGGAGGACATGAACACGTGGCTGAGGGCCATGAACCAGGCGGCGCTGATGCAGAACCAGGGCCCGGCGCCGGGCAG GCCTGCTGACACGCTGAGCACGTGGCAGCAGGCTGTTCCTCAGACCAACCACGTGAACCACCACCGGACCAAGACCCAGGCGTCAGACTGTGGCGTCCCAGCGCCGATGATCCACGAGGTTCTGCTGGAGCCCGTCCACCGCGACGCTGACGAGCTCTGCAGCTTCCACAAAGACTCTCCTGCCTCCGCCGTCGGCAGCCCCGGCCTGGAGATGGACACGCACACGTCGCTGCCCTCCAACCCCGCTCCCATCACTCTGCTGCAGTCGCACCGCGTGTCGGCCTCGGCGCCCGTGTCCAGGGTCCCGTCGCGGGCGCCGTCGCGCGCCGCCTCCACGCTTCCCTCCAGCGTCTGCACGAGGAACGGCCTGGTGCAGACGCCCAGCCCCATCCTGGAGCCCAACGGCATCGCGGCGGGGACGTACCAGAGGGTCCCGGCTCAGCCCGCTGCCGACAGCAGCAAGCGGGTGCAGAGGAGAAGTGctctggagcaggtggagcagtgggTCAAAGTGCAGAAGGCGGAGCTTAAAGG AGAGAACACCCTCCCTCGCCGCACGCCACCAACCCAgcacaccttcacctccaccgaCCTCTACCAGACGCTGCCGAAGACGCCTCGCCAAAGCCCCCCGCCGGGCCGGCTCGGCGAGTACAAGTACGCCCAGGACCGCCTGAGCCACTTCCGGCCCGTTCTGGAGCCGGTTGCCCCCGGCGCCAGCACCGTCTGGCAGCTGTACGAGTGGCAGCAGCGCCACCAGTTCCGGCACGGCAGCCCCACGGCCCCGCTCTACACCCCGGCCCCAGAGTACCCGTTCGGGCCCCGCCCCCCGTCCGCCGTGCCCGCCTCCTCGGCCCCCAGGTCCGACGGGTCGCCCCGCTGCGTGTCGGTGCCGCCATCAGCGGGCGACCTCCCCCCACCGGGGCCTCCGCCGGGCGCCGGCCGGGCCCTGTCACCCAACCGGAGGCCTCACACGCCGGCGGAGCGGCTGACGGTCCGGCCTGTGGGCGACAGGTCAGCGGTGGACACGCCGTTCACCGCGTCCCCTCGGAGGAGCAAGTCCCAGCTGTTCAAG GCTGCGACTATGGAGAGACGCTCGATGCCTCCGTCTGGATACATCACCCACACCGTTAGCGCCCCGAGCCTTCACGGCAAGACG CCCGAGGAGCTCACGCTGCTCCTCATTCAGCTCCGCCGGCATCAGGCCAGGATGGCGTCTGCTCGCCAGCACACGTTAGCGCGGCTCCAGCGGCTCGACAGTCCCACGGAGCCGTTCGGCGCCGGCCCCCTCCTCAGCGCCGGCCCCTCCCCCACGGCTCACCTCAGAGGTCACACCCAG GCTGATGACACCTACATGCAGCTGAAGAAGGACCTGGAGTATTTGGACCTGAAG ATCAGAGCTCTAGAGCCCCTGATCCTCGCAGTTCACAGTTTACTACTGCACTGCACTGCTGGGCCTCTCAGGCCCATCATGAAC GTGGCCGGGAGTCAGACGCTGGGGAAGCCGGTCAAGGTTGCAGAGAGTGACGTGGAT gtGACGCTGAGTCGGTTATGTGAGCAGGACAGGATCCTGAAGGACCTGGAGACTCGGATCAGCTCGTTGAAGGAGGACAAG gacAAGCTGGAGGGCGTGTTGGACGTGTCGCATCAGCAGATGGAGAAGTACCAGGAGCAACCAGCCCACGCTCACAAGATCGCCTaccagcagaggctgctgcaggaggacctGGTCACCATCAGGGCCCAGATATCCCGGCTCTCCACC GAGATGGCGAGCGCCTGGGCAGAGTACAGCAGGCTGGAGCAGAcggtggagcagctgaggacagcGCTGCAGGCGCACATGCATCAGAGCAACACGACCCCG CAACAAAAAGTGGAAATGAAACGGGAGCTGTGGAGGATCGAAGACGTGATGGCAGGTCTGAGCGCTAGCAAAGCCAACTACAAGGTCACCATCGACTCAGTCCAGAACCCAG AGAGGAAATTAGTGCCTTCGGTGTCAGATCCAGCAGTGCCTTCCTCCAGCGCCGAGGTCCAGCCTCCGCCTCGCAGCTCCATCACGCTGCCTCACAGCTCGGGGCCAAAGTGGGCCGAGGACGGCGCTCCGCCCCGCCCGCCGCTGCCCCGCCTCTACGACTACGAGGACACGCCGCCGGCGGTGCCGCCGCTTCCCAAGGAGGCCTCTGTGATCCGCCACACGTCGGTGCGTGGCCTGAAACGCCAGTCGGACGAGAGGAAGCGGGACAGAGAGAGCGGGCAGTATGTCAACGGGGACTACAAG GCTGATTTGCGATCTTACCTGAGTGAACCTGAGCTGCCAGGGATGAGCCGCAGCACTGGAGCCGACGCAGACTTCCACTGCTTCCTCAGCAAAG GCTCCTCGTCTCGGCCGAACCAGTCCGACTACATCTCGTCCTACGTGACCCTGAGGAGAGGTCCGGGCAGCTCTGTAGCCAGG GAGAGACCCAAAAGTGCCTTGGAGTGTGTGTCCTCGCCGCTCGAGGCCGTGCAGCCTCGAGGCCGGATGAcggcggaggagcagctggagcggaTGAAGCGCCACCAGAAGGCGCTGGTGCGCGAGCGAAAGCGGAACCTGAGCCAGGGGGAGCGCGCGTCCGCGTCCACCTCCACGGCCTCCGCCcagcgctcctcctcctgcaggctgcCGTCCGGCGCCGCCGACCCGCCGCCT GTGTTCGAGTGGCCGGTGCAGCGTCCGAGGACAGAAGGTCAGAGCGACGAAGGGAGGAGCCcagtgaaggagaggagacggCTCCACTCAAACGACTGGGTGACGGCGAAGGCGGCGCTCGTACGGGAGGCGGATGTGGAGCCTCTGGACTACGACCTGGACATCAGCCGAGAG CTGTCCAAACCGCAGAAGGTTCCGATCCCAGAGCGCTATGTGGAGTCAGATCCTGAGGAGCCTCTGagtccagaggagctggaggaacgcTCCCGCCGGGCCGAGCGCATCAAGAACCTCCTGGCCAGGTCCAG CGTCCAGAACATCCAGCCTTCTGACCCGCTGGACTTCACGGAGCTGGACTcggctgtgcagcagcagcagaggatcaTGAACGTCTCCCACGTTCTGGCATCAGAGGCCTCACGCAAGAGCAAACTGGTGGCAG GGACTGAGAGGCCGCAGACACTCGAGCTCATCGGGTCCAG CCAGAGCAGCAGCGGAGCACGGAGCCGGCGCCTGCAGCGCGAGGCAGCGGCCGCTGCTTCCTACCGAGACCAAGCATCGCTTTCAGCAGTTTTCCTTTGA